Below is a genomic region from Cyprinus carpio isolate SPL01 chromosome B6, ASM1834038v1, whole genome shotgun sequence.
AATGAGCAAGtgtaatttactgtttttattcgACCGTTTTATAAGAGCTGTCCGCGCCGGAGCCTCGTGTGAAGATGGAGCGGTCTCGCACAGCCTTTGACCACTGGATGCACAAACATCACTTCACATTCAGGGACACAAGAGGGAGAAACATTAATGTTCAGTGCAACCTCTGCCTCCCAAAGATCAACATCTTATCCACTGCAAGGGACTCGACGTCTAATCTAAAGAAGCATTTGGAGGTAAGTTACATTTGCTCGTTCCCACAATTTAACACCCATCgatttgcttttttattgtgtatttcagTTTGTGGGGCAACTATgcaaaattaaactatttttttggtAGATTCCCGATGGGGTAACGTTACAGATAAAAGCTTTTGTCACACTCCTAAATGTGAATccaagaaaataatatatgatcACATCTAGTGGCTCATAAACACATGTAGGCACTTATTTAACTTTTATCTGTTTGTCAGGCGAAGTTTTAAGCGAAACGTGGGACGGACGAGCTACAAAGTGGGAGTGGTTTTGAGTTTATAGTAAcgttaaacattttttatgaacAATAATAAGTTAGACGTTAGAGTGTTAAATTGGGTCTAGGATTAATGTTCAATATAATATCCAATCATAGAACGAAAAAGCTTCATCTGTAATCGATTGGTGTAGGTGAGCAGGACTGTTCCTATTGTTTTTATATCTCTCGTTCCGCAAACTGTTTAATTAAACTGTCGACATACTGATGCAAATAAAACACGTTAGTAACATTAATTTGTTAGGGaaaatgttgttattaatgtAATACGTGGTCACTTGGGAATGATTGGTAATACCGCGTGCACGTCTCATGGTTTGTTTATTGTGCTTTGCAGAAGGAAACAAATGGCGGTTATGTCACTATTATACGTGATTCGGCAACGACATCTTACtgtatgtttgtaaaataaagtCTAAAACTATCGAAACATGCGTATCCTCGGtagatttacattaaaaaagaaacaaatgctcGCCTGAGAAAATGGCGGACGGCGGCAGTTGTCATGGTGGATTGGTTCATTAGTCTACGTTAAGGCGGGCTTAGCGAAGTGTTTAactttgttaaatgtaaaatgttgtctTCGAAATCACCCCTATTCCCTATATAGTGAATATCATATAGTCTACTATACGAGAAAGGAGTGTATGGAAATTGCATTGCGAATTCAGACAATGATACGCTGGAGAGCACTCGAACATACTTAAGAGAAAGTATGGATACTAAGTGAAAATTTGCCTCAAAACATGCtttagtgaaagtaaaaaaaaaaaacaagtacaactttaaattgttattaaatatttaaaaaagaagcaaGCAAGCATGAAACTGAGagaggagtttttttttaagcaatttgaattattttcttaatgcaaagtgaattaatttcataaaatgttcTGTCAGACAGACATAGAAAGGtttggttttattcacagaaaaaaGAAGTACAGTGGGACACGAACACATTCTAAAACAGCAAGATGTGATGAGGCCCAGACAAACTAAATTGCTCAAAAATAATTGCTATGAACTGTATGcttattataatgcaaaaaaaaaaaacaatattgactTTTAAAGCCACTTTTTGTGATGCCAGTTCAGTGCTTATGTCAGCAACAATTGTTATTTGGGgtacgttttttttgtttgtttgttagtttctGAGAATACTGATATGTAATTAGCAATATTagtcaacataaaatgttttattaatagctTGAAAGCCATAAttgggtaaaaaaataataatcttgtgACTGTGCAGTTATACTCCACTTAACAGTCTTTTTGCACGTCTACAAGGAGTGCATTTGCTTTTATGCTCAAACAGAAATTCCATAATCATGCATAATGGGTAATCTATATTGTTTGAGGATGGTAGGATATAGTGGTGGGTGGTTTGACCAAAAATCTGTAccacacttttacattttttatttttttttaaggattctgtACGTTTCACGGTTTATCACATGTATTCCCTGATTTGGCCTTTATATGAATCTGAATGACAATTGTTACAAATTATTCCAGTTTCATAAATTGTGTGCTGGGTTATTTGCTTGGTTTATTAGAATTAGTTGTGTGTAATTAATAGTTCTAACAGCTCTCTAATCGTTAGTAAGCTCACAAGTATTTGCAGTTAACAGGGATCCCCTCTCAATTCATGATGCAGTCTACGTTGCTTAGCATCTTGTACTGGTATGCcggtttttaaaaaattcataccATGTGGGTATTTCAGACCAGTTTACCGTTTGAATGGGAATATCGCCCAGCACTAGAAGGACTGAATGAGTGTGCTGAATAATCTACACTATGGGTTTATGTACATTAGGTTACGTAATGCACTATATAAGGGAATGGGACAATTACAGAGACAGCTGAACTTCTATATGACTTGGTTTAGGACACGTTTGGTCATAATAGTATGACGAATAATTATAATTCATCAAAGCACTTTATCTGTTCCAACTAGTAATGTAATGGTATGATGATTTTACGGTACACGGCTTTAAATGAAAGTATAAGTTaggatttgtatttttaataaaacaaaagtaaagaaataatttttcaatttaatctACGTTTAATTAAAAGATAGtcataaaaaatgtctaaatttcgCCTTTCTCCTCTTTCATTTAAGAGTCACTCACCTTCCCAGATGCGCAAACGCCAGAACACCGAAATGTCGGAGCCCGAGCCTCTTTTTCTCCCACCAAAGCGGCTGAAATCCGCTGTATGGGAGTATTTTGGGTATTTAAAAGACCCAggaggcaccatcaatgctgatgGTTATCCAGTTTGTAGAATGTGTCGGAAAAAAGTGTCGGCTCGGACAGGCAACACTTCAAACATGGCGCACCATCTCCGTGACCACCACCCCAAGGAATTTGCAAAGATGAATGTAAGTGAAAATACTGTCAATTGCtaataaataaaaggtaataaACTATggatttttttgtgctttttgaagTTGACATATGCAGGCCGAATGtttaatgtggaaaaaacaacccaaaaaattACTGTGagggaaaaaacagcaataaataagCACCATATGTAATAAATGATTATACCGTTTTCATTGTACCGTGATGATTTCATACCGTTACACTCCTAGTTCAATTTGCCTCAAAGCCACTGTCCCACTGTATCTAacacgttaaagggatagttcacacaaaaataaaaattatcagtTACTGATCGTCAGGTTGTTCAGAACCTGTAAGTTGTtgtcttttgtgaaacacaaaaaaatttttggaCCATGCAGTgaatgtcagtggggtccagAACAACagtggaccccattgactttcattgtttttacaaaaGCAGTTTCAAGAGTTGACTCATATCCTTTAtaagtcattcattcattactgatttcaaacctggaaaatgttctgtaataaatatcacattttttaggACAACACATACTTATTATTTAACATCTTAAAGTGTTTTAGTGTTTAATGTGCCTTGGTTTCACCACGTTTAAGCACAGAAAATAAACGTCTTGTTTTGACTCATTTTCTTTGTCTTACAGAGAAAGCATTCTGTGGTGTGTAGGAGAAGAATAAGGGATGAATCAAGCATTGAAGCACCAAGCAGTGATGGACCAAGCAGTGATGGACCAAGCATTCTGGAAAATCAAATGGCAGAATCATCATCTGAAGCGAAAGAACCTAAGATTGATCCCACCACCATTTATCATCAAACATCACAATCAAGGCTAAATAGCctggtttttaattttattgtggaGGATGTGCAACCCATTTCAATTCTAGAGCAACCTGGCTTCAGGAAGTTGATTGAAGCTTTAAGCAGGGGTGATAAAGTCATGTGTCGAAATGCTTTTATCACTAGGCTTGAAGTAGCATCCAATAAAATGAAAGGGGAGCTAAAAGCGAAACTTGACAAAGTGCAGACATTGTGTACAACTGCTGATGTATGGTCAGTGCAGGACAGAAGTTATTTTGGAATGACTTGTCACTGGCTTGAGGACAATCTCGAAAGGAAGTCTGCTGCTCTTGCCTGCACGAGAATCCCAATCAGCTATACTTGTGAAACCATCATCGCTAAAATTCAAGAAATTCATTCTTCCTATAACATCGAGAGCAAAGTTCAGGCCACCGTCACTGACAACGGTAACAATTTCGTAAAAGCCTTCAAAGAATTCTGTTCCGAGGATGACCAAGAAGTGGAGCAAAGTCATTTCGAGGATTTGGGGAGTATTCTTTGTGATGGAGATATGGGTGGAGACTTCTTTCTGAGTTACTTCTTACCACCCCACCAACGGTGTGCTTCTCAGACACTGAACTTGATTGCCTCGAAGGATCTAGCGGATGCCGTCTCAAAGGGACAGGCAGGTAAACTGCACAGCAGTGCAACTGAAAAATGTGCAGCAATATGGCACAAGGCCCAATCATCCACTGAAGCTGCTGATGCAATTGAATCTATTGCAAAAATGAATTTCACAGATCCTTGTTGCAATCAGTGGAGCTCCGAATACTACGCCATTAACAAGTTGATGTCACTTACTGATTCACAGCTCAACGAACTGTGCGAAGCCTTGGGTGTTCCACATTTTACCCCTGATGAAACTGCGTATCTCACAGAATATACCGACGTCTTCAAACCAGTGGCTTTTGCGCTTGACCTTCTGCACGGAGAAGAAAAGTGCTTCCTTGGCATTGTGATACCAACCTTGTTGACCCTTAAAAGGAAGCTCGAGGAGAAGGCAGCAAACACCCGCCTTTTCTCCAAGGTCATTGACAGCACAGTCAAGGCAATCGACTCTCGCTTCAAGCAGGTGTTTGAAAGTTCTGATGCCAGATTGGCCACAGCCACCATGCCACAGTTTAGACTCTGGTGGTTACCAGAAGATGAGAGGGAGAGTCTTCGAGCACAGTTGATCACGGAAGTTTTACAGGTTGACCAAGGGACTGAAGAAACCGAGACCAATGGAGGCTCTGTTCATGAGGATGAATTCTTCTCGTATGGACCTGGAAGTTCTGGCAACAAAGGTGGGAAGAGGGAAGCAGCGGAACAGGTGTGGCTGTATCTCCAGGGCACAAACAAAGATCTGAAATGCCTAAATGAATTTCCAGGTGTAAAAAAAGTGTTCATCAAGTTCAATACAACTCTACCCTCAAGTACCCCAGTGCAAGAGCTCTTCAGCAATGGGAGCAATATTGTGACCCCAAAAGGACATCACCTCTCAGATGAACATTTTGAGCGTGTACTCCTTTTACGTTACAACAGCAAAATCACTACTGCTTTGGAATAATACATGGGGTAACACTGCTGGTTTACTGTAAAtagattctttttttattattattagttaataggATGTACTTGTATGTTCtctccctttaaaaaaaaaaatgttttcccccCTAAAATATTACAAAGTTATTCCATACAAATGCATGTGCCACCAAAAAGCTTTggtaaacatttatttcttagtaaacatgcaaacaaaaagaaatttgTTACTTTTTAGACTAGTGTTTCTAGAAATGTTCATATAACATGTTAATCGTGGATACATCTAAATGGATAAAGATTAGTTCTTACTCTAAAATTATGATTTGATGTTAAGAGCTGTTGTTCAGTGCTTAAAATGCATAACTGTAAACGCATGTTAAAGCACCAGGTTGCTTAATTAGCAACCGTAAACAAAATATATCACTTGGTGGAACTATTGTCCATTCTGATTCTTGTTactaataaatgtatactttgaaCATTTGGTTTCTTATTTTATGATTTCTGCAaacttttaaagggttactccatcccaaaatgaaaattttgtcattaatcattaccgccatgtcgttccaaacccgtaaaagctttgttcgtcttcgggaacacaatttaagatattttggatgaaaatcgccattttggcaattctgagcagtatgcagatgGCAtgcactcttctgtgtcagccgtgctgcgctgatgcattgtttgctttcaaaccaaagagtaaatacacgtaaaaatgtatccttgtggcgcggctgatacagaagagcgtacgccatctgtgtactgctcagaattgccaaaatggagagacaaaggaattgttgaataaagtcgttatttttgttttctttgtgtacaaaaagtattcttgtggcttcataatgttatggttgaatcactgatggcagatggactattctgacgatgtttttcatactttcctggaccttgacactgttatttatttggcagtctatgggacagtctcaagcctccctgttttcacccaaaatatcttaaattgtgttccgaagatgaacaaatcttttacgggtttggaacgacattggggtaagtgaataatgacaaaattttcattttgggatagagtatccctttaagaccaacAAGAAACTTAATGCCACACATTGGTAATTTTGCCATAAACACATAATTAAGGCAGCTaacttgtgtatttatttttaagtaaaatccCACTAATGTACAGTCTTGTTTAATGTAGTTAAGTAGTATTCTAGTAGTATGAAGActacttttgaacttttaaattatgGGAGGCACTTCTGCTTTGGGTAAGTTCCACTCAAAAAGACTGCAACAAATCATTACTGTGCATTTCATTTACTCTccccatttaattttaatattaaccaTGAATAATTCCCTGGAACTAAACATTCTTTGAAATTATCACAAAAATTCTTAACTGCCATTTTCTTATGTTCTAAGTTAAGcaaaaagttaagaatattttgtattcccaaaaagtattttaagaatgttttacgtttttttttttatgttttaaatttttttttttaaagtcttgaaTTTAGTATTGaaagtgttttatattatattaattaagaaTTAGGTATTGTTTAGTTTTtggtttttgcatttatataaaacataccCGGCGCAAATGAATGAAACAGATTGCCTCATCTTGAGACAGGATATTTAAAAGTAGGCTAACTGTTCAAAATGAtgttgtaattattgttattatgattagagtattctaaaaaaaataaaaaaaagatctaaaaaaaacactataacttTTTTCATCACATGCATGTGATGAACACATATCAGaaagttattttatgtaattataaagtataattataatacatattttgaaatagATTCACAGTTCA
It encodes:
- the LOC109055176 gene encoding E3 SUMO-protein ligase ZBED1-like isoform X2 — protein: MRKRQNTEMSEPEPLFLPPKRLKSAVWEYFGYLKDPGGTINADGYPVCRMCRKKVSARTGNTSNMAHHLRDHHPKEFAKMNRKHSVVCRRRIRDESSIEAPSSDGPSSDGPSILENQMAESSSEAKEPKIDPTTIYHQTSQSRLNSLVFNFIVEDVQPISILEQPGFRKLIEALSRGDKVMCRNAFITRLEVASNKMKGELKAKLDKVQTLCTTADVWSVQDRSYFGMTCHWLEDNLERKSAALACTRIPISYTCETIIAKIQEIHSSYNIESKVQATVTDNGNNFVKAFKEFCSEDDQEVEQSHFEDLGSILCDGDMGGDFFLSYFLPPHQRCASQTLNLIASKDLADAVSKGQAGKLHSSATEKCAAIWHKAQSSTEAADAIESIAKMNFTDPCCNQWSSEYYAINKLMSLTDSQLNELCEALGVPHFTPDETAYLTEYTDVFKPVAFALDLLHGEEKCFLGIVIPTLLTLKRKLEEKAANTRLFSKVIDSTVKAIDSRFKQVFESSDARLATATMPQFRLWWLPEDERESLRAQLITEVLQVDQGTEETETNGGSVHEDEFFSYGPGSSGNKGGKREAAEQVWLYLQGTNKDLKCLNEFPGVKKVFIKFNTTLPSSTPVQELFSNGSNIVTPKGHHLSDEHFERVLLLRYNSKITTALE
- the LOC109055176 gene encoding zinc finger BED domain-containing protein 4-like isoform X3, coding for MERSRTAFDHWMHKHHFTFRDTRGRNINVQCNLCLPKINILSTARDSTSNLKKHLERKHSVVCRRRIRDESSIEAPSSDGPSSDGPSILENQMAESSSEAKEPKIDPTTIYHQTSQSRLNSLVFNFIVEDVQPISILEQPGFRKLIEALSRGDKVMCRNAFITRLEVASNKMKGELKAKLDKVQTLCTTADVWSVQDRSYFGMTCHWLEDNLERKSAALACTRIPISYTCETIIAKIQEIHSSYNIESKVQATVTDNGNNFVKAFKEFCSEDDQEVEQSHFEDLGSILCDGDMGGDFFLSYFLPPHQRCASQTLNLIASKDLADAVSKGQAGKLHSSATEKCAAIWHKAQSSTEAADAIESIAKMNFTDPCCNQWSSEYYAINKLMSLTDSQLNELCEALGVPHFTPDETAYLTEYTDVFKPVAFALDLLHGEEKCFLGIVIPTLLTLKRKLEEKAANTRLFSKVIDSTVKAIDSRFKQVFESSDARLATATMPQFRLWWLPEDERESLRAQLITEVLQVDQGTEETETNGGSVHEDEFFSYGPGSSGNKGGKREAAEQVWLYLQGTNKDLKCLNEFPGVKKVFIKFNTTLPSSTPVQELFSNGSNIVTPKGHHLSDEHFERVLLLRYNSKITTALE
- the LOC109055176 gene encoding E3 SUMO-protein ligase ZBED1-like isoform X1, which encodes MERSRTAFDHWMHKHHFTFRDTRGRNINVQCNLCLPKINILSTARDSTSNLKKHLESHSPSQMRKRQNTEMSEPEPLFLPPKRLKSAVWEYFGYLKDPGGTINADGYPVCRMCRKKVSARTGNTSNMAHHLRDHHPKEFAKMNRKHSVVCRRRIRDESSIEAPSSDGPSSDGPSILENQMAESSSEAKEPKIDPTTIYHQTSQSRLNSLVFNFIVEDVQPISILEQPGFRKLIEALSRGDKVMCRNAFITRLEVASNKMKGELKAKLDKVQTLCTTADVWSVQDRSYFGMTCHWLEDNLERKSAALACTRIPISYTCETIIAKIQEIHSSYNIESKVQATVTDNGNNFVKAFKEFCSEDDQEVEQSHFEDLGSILCDGDMGGDFFLSYFLPPHQRCASQTLNLIASKDLADAVSKGQAGKLHSSATEKCAAIWHKAQSSTEAADAIESIAKMNFTDPCCNQWSSEYYAINKLMSLTDSQLNELCEALGVPHFTPDETAYLTEYTDVFKPVAFALDLLHGEEKCFLGIVIPTLLTLKRKLEEKAANTRLFSKVIDSTVKAIDSRFKQVFESSDARLATATMPQFRLWWLPEDERESLRAQLITEVLQVDQGTEETETNGGSVHEDEFFSYGPGSSGNKGGKREAAEQVWLYLQGTNKDLKCLNEFPGVKKVFIKFNTTLPSSTPVQELFSNGSNIVTPKGHHLSDEHFERVLLLRYNSKITTALE